The Tatumella ptyseos genome segment TCTGTGTTAAAAAACAGAAAAAGCCAATCGATCCGAGATATGTTCTAACACCGCCGTGCCGGCTAATGAATTACCAAACTGGTCAAGAGCGGGTGACCAGACAGCAATACTCATTTTTCCTGGCACGATAGCCACAATCCCGCCACCGACTCCTGATTTTGCAGGTAATCCCACTCGCCAGGCAAACTCACCCGCGGCATTATACATCCCGCTTGTCATCATTAGGGCATTGATATGACTTACTTGTCGATGATTAAGTTCCTGTCTAAACAAAACCTTACATAACTCAGGTGAGATAAGATAGCGAAAGCACCGTGCCAACTCTTCACAGTTCATCGATAGCGCACAGTAATGAAAGTAATTCTCCAATACCGTGTTGACATCATTATGAAAGTTATCGAACGATTTCATTAGCCAAGCGATGGCAGCATTACGGGCGGAATGGGCAAGTTCAGAGCTAGCGACCTGACGATCATAGTGAATATCCTCGACACCACTTAACCGACGAACCAAGGTTAACATCTGTTGGCGCGGTGCAGATAATCGACTTTGTAGCATATCGCAGACCACTAATGCCCCCGCATTAATGAAAGGGTTGCGAGGAATACCTTGTTCCATTTCTAGCTGCACTAATGAGTTAAAGGGCTGACCGGAGGGATCTTTTCCC includes the following:
- the glsB gene encoding glutaminase B, producing the protein MPRLDNAFLESILDEVRPLLGQGQVASYIPALAQVPANQLGVAVCTHDGQLLTAGDATQRFSIQSISKVLSLTVAMTRYSEQDLWQRVGKDPSGQPFNSLVQLEMEQGIPRNPFINAGALVVCDMLQSRLSAPRQQMLTLVRRLSGVEDIHYDRQVASSELAHSARNAAIAWLMKSFDNFHNDVNTVLENYFHYCALSMNCEELARCFRYLISPELCKVLFRQELNHRQVSHINALMMTSGMYNAAGEFAWRVGLPAKSGVGGGIVAIVPGKMSIAVWSPALDQFGNSLAGTAVLEHISDRLAFSVF